A part of Helicoverpa zea isolate HzStark_Cry1AcR chromosome 17, ilHelZeax1.1, whole genome shotgun sequence genomic DNA contains:
- the LOC124638299 gene encoding pyroglutamyl-peptidase 1-like, with product MCFYPILFGRKFREPKRVLITGFGPYQHVPHNRSWEGVSSMDKNYIETKNQIILLKEEIAVRYLDVDLVVPALWRAFLPDLTIHVGVANTKTFRLETNARNTGYEIADTEQKMPRSKEIVPGGRAKITTSLDVELICEEFNKKPPAPGLKASVSHDAESYLCEYIYYTSLCRGPALFVHVPPEMYSRDEVAQGIQRILELCLKHI from the exons ATGTGTTTTTATCCTATATTATTTGGAAGGAAGTTTCGTGAACCTAAAAGAGTATTAATTACTGGTTTCGGGCCTTACCAACATGTTCCACATAATCGTAGTTGGGAAGGCGTGTCGTCCATGGACAAGAACTACATTGAGACAAAGAATCAAATAATACTGTTGAAGGAGGAAATAGCAGTACGGTATCTTGATGTGGATTTGGTAGTCCCGGCGCTGTGGCGAGCCTTCCTACCCGAT ttgaCGATCCACGTTGGCGTGGCTAACACTAAAACCTTTCGTTTAGAAACAAACGCTCGCAACACTGGTTACGAGATAGCAGATACTGAACAGAAAATGCCCCGATCCAAGGAGATCGTGCCCGGAGGCCGTGCGAAGATAACCACATCTCTTGACGTGGAGTTAATCTGCGAGGAATTTAATAAGAAACCACCTGCACCAGGACTGAAGGCATCTGTTTCCCATGATGCTGAATC GTATCTCTGTGAGTACATCTACTACACATCGCTGTGTCGGGGCCCGGCTCTATTCGTTCACGTTCCACCAGAAATGTACTCGCGAGATGAAGTAGCTCAAGGCATTCAACGTATCTTAGAATTGTGTCTTAAACATATATAA
- the LOC124638449 gene encoding nose resistant to fluoxetine protein 6-like: MFQILLLLFVFVGRSAAVIYKLNVSEYNKMPALYDMDDYEACMAEAGGMYCVVDVNLQEGTNPELMDMIQGYSEHKMKHFNHTQIHRAVCVTKTCKDFLRSPDTNSTWDLRQTLEECLNNSLYSQYRLEGKLDSIQYCKREGERENIDYSDVIMAVVYIVLIMLNVVGSLYDVLLCKEEKTGNPYLLAFSLRRNWSRLIAPNNSGQEPRLERLKQFHGLRTMTMFCVFFSHTTLIMSFSYVDNPLYIETSYEDPLKQILFNGSLVTHTFFVMSSFLLAYNFQLYAEKHPVSWWQFPKGILLRWLRLTPTYALVMFSIATWMRHGYQGPLWQLVVTSEANACRQYWWAQLLYVNNYVYDDAFCMPQTWYLAADTQLFIMGLLVCVVARTCKTRAILLTSLFVLALALVAGHTYFQDLEAVVIQSPESYRNLYASDLTFRLLYIRGHTNMSTYLLGLAGGFLAYHCQTNNIDMDKYKKYRWAMWLVFPLGVAVILSGGLFYLDSGRAAALYRVMYATAYKPVFQLLVVSLILGCIFKFESVYRGIIEWRGWTWTGRVSYSAFLLHTVFQRGLVGAQAQPIHMSDYCVMTVLAGTIFLTYLCACALWLGAEAPAAALARTLLSAPKKEKEAQDVTKV; this comes from the exons atgtttcaaatacttttgttgttgtttgtgtTCGTCGGGAGATCTGCAGCAGTCATCTATAAATTAAATG TGAGCGAATACAACAAAATGCCGGCACTATACGACATGGATGACTATGAGGCATGCATGGCGGAGGCGGGAGGCATGTATTGTGTTGTAGATGTCAACCTACAAGAGGGAACCAATCCTGAACTCATGGATATGATACAG GGTTATTCAGAGCACAAAATGAAACACTTCAACCACACACAAATTCATCGAGCAGTATGTGTAACAAAAACATGCAAAGATTTCTTAAGATCTCCCGATACAAATTCAACGTGGGACCTAAGACAGACCCTTGAGGAATGCCTCAATAATTCATTATATTCTCAATACAGACTTGAAGGGAAACTTGATAGTATACAGTATTGTAAAAGAGAAGGAGAAAGAGAGAATATAGATTATAGTGATGTAATCATGGCTGTGgtttatatagttttaattatgCTTAACGTTGTCGGAAGCCTGTACGATGTCTTATTGTGCAAGGAGGAGAAAACAG GGAATCCATATTTACTAGCATTTTCACTGCGAAGAAATTGGAGTAGACTAATAGCGCCAAATAACAGTGGGCAGGAGCCACGCTTGGAAAGACTGAAACAATTCCATGGGTTAAG GACAATGACGATGTTTTGTGTGTTCTTTTCACACACAACGCTTATCATGTCATTCTCCTACGTGGATAATCCGCTGTACATCGAAACG TCGTACGAGGATCCTCTGAAGCAGATCCTGTTCAACGGCAGCCTGGTGACGCACACGTTCTTCGTCATGTCCAGCTTCCTCCTCGCCTACAACTTTCAACTGTACGCGGAGAAGCATCCTGTTAGCTGGTGGCAGTTCCCTAAGGGCATACTGCTGAGATGGCTCAG ACTAACCCCAACCTACGCGTTAGTAATGTTCTCGATAGCGACATGGATGCGGCACGGGTACCAGGGCCCGCTGTGGCAGCTGGTGGTGACGAGCGAGGCCAACGCCTGTCGTCAGTACTGGTGGGCGCAGCTGCTATATGTCAACAACTACGTGTATGACGACGCCTTCTGCATGCCGCAGACCTG GTACCTAGCAGCAGACACACAACTCTTCATCATGGGTCTACTAGTATGTGTGGTGGCTCGTACATGTAAGACTCGAGCTATCCTGCTGACGTCACTGTTCGTGTTAGCACTGGCGCTGGTGGCAGGACATACTTACTTCCAGGACCTGGAGGCTGTGGTTATACAGTCGCCTGA ATCGTACCGCAACCTGTACGCATCAGACTTAACGTTCCGGCTGCTGTACATCCGCGGCCACACCAACATGTCCACCTACCTGCTGGGGCTGGCGGGGGGCTTCCTCGCATACCACTGTCAGACCAACAACATTGATATGGACAAATATAAG AAGTACCGTTGGGCCATGTGGCTGGTCTTCCCTCTCGGCGTCGCGGTCATACTCTCAGGCGGGCTGTTCTACTTGGACAGCGGCCGCGCTGCCGCGCTGTACCGCGTCATGTACGCCACCGCGTATAAACCTGTGTTCCAGCTGCTGGTTGTGAGTCTTATATTGGGCTGCATCTTCAAGTTTGAGT CTGTGTACCGAGGTATTATAGAGTGGCGAGGCTGGACATGGACTGGTCGTGTATCGTACAGTGCCTTCCTACTGCACACGGTGTTCCAGCGCGGCCTGGTCGGTGCCCAGGCGCAGCCCATACACATGTCCGACTACTGCGTG ATGACAGTGCTGGCGGGCACGATCTTCCTGACGTACCTGTGCGCGTGCGCGCTGTGGCTCGGCGCGGaggcgcccgccgccgcgctcgcgcggACCCTACTCTCTGCTCCCAAGAAGGAGAAGGAAGCACAGGATGTTACTAAAGTCTAA